A single region of the Halobacterium wangiae genome encodes:
- a CDS encoding branched-chain amino acid ABC transporter permease → MIAVFYFGLFAMSFDFISGYTGYLSFGHAAFYGTGGYFVVLVASGKIPLLPAGTPFMVSLLLAGVLAALLAVLIGTVSFRLSGVYFAMITLGFAQVLYVLMRDWDYLGSNPRDGVSVSNDLHPEGFEIGVPFVDQLSFAIGPLRGDELELLFLDFGATEVSYYMVGVVVLVCYLAMQRMVHSPFGRVLVAIRENEERARAVGYDTFRYKLAAFAASGFFAGIAGGLFAGYRRSVTPDNSLYFLVSGDALLASIIGGFGTLAGPLYGRLFDRTVREFLSKTGGGGGLLPLLREYVPTSVLDTPVLNGMTVGQGIETFLNGHAALYLGVVFVVFVLYVPGGLLGSVRDRLGGTVAKRLPDYLANLRR, encoded by the coding sequence ATGATCGCCGTCTTCTACTTCGGGCTGTTCGCGATGAGCTTCGACTTCATCAGCGGCTACACGGGCTACCTCTCCTTCGGGCACGCCGCGTTCTACGGCACCGGCGGCTACTTCGTCGTGCTCGTCGCGAGCGGGAAGATTCCGCTGCTCCCCGCGGGCACGCCGTTCATGGTGAGTCTGCTGCTCGCCGGCGTGCTCGCCGCGCTGCTCGCGGTGCTCATCGGGACCGTGTCGTTCCGGCTCTCCGGGGTCTACTTCGCGATGATCACGCTGGGCTTCGCGCAGGTGCTGTACGTCCTGATGCGGGACTGGGACTACCTCGGGTCGAACCCCCGGGACGGCGTCTCCGTGAGCAACGACCTCCACCCCGAGGGCTTCGAGATCGGGGTGCCGTTCGTCGACCAGCTCAGCTTCGCCATCGGGCCGCTGCGTGGCGACGAACTCGAACTCCTCTTCCTCGACTTCGGCGCCACCGAGGTGTCCTACTACATGGTCGGTGTCGTGGTGCTGGTCTGCTACCTCGCGATGCAGCGGATGGTTCACTCGCCGTTCGGGCGCGTGCTCGTCGCCATCCGCGAGAACGAGGAGCGCGCCCGTGCGGTCGGCTACGACACGTTCCGGTACAAGCTCGCGGCGTTCGCCGCCAGCGGCTTCTTCGCTGGCATCGCGGGCGGCCTGTTCGCGGGCTACCGACGGTCGGTGACCCCGGACAACTCGCTGTACTTCCTCGTCAGCGGTGACGCGCTGCTGGCCTCGATCATCGGCGGGTTCGGCACGCTCGCGGGACCGCTGTACGGGCGCCTGTTCGACCGCACCGTCCGCGAGTTCCTCTCGAAGACGGGCGGTGGCGGCGGGCTGCTACCACTGCTGCGGGAGTACGTTCCCACGAGCGTCCTCGACACCCCGGTCCTGAACGGGATGACCGTCGGGCAGGGAATCGAGACGTTCCTGAACGGGCACGCCGCGCTGTACCTCGGCGTCGTCTTCGTGGTG